CAAGTAACCATGCTTCAAAAGCGTGAATCAATTCAGACATAAGTTCAGTAATCTCCTTTATGATCAAGAAATTCGTTTTCGATTTTAAATAGAACATATGAAGTATATCACTTTTCAAAAGGGGCGTCATGAAATATCCTGTCAAAGTGAAACCATTTCATGGAAAATCCGTCTCATTCATAAAGGAGCGATGATATGAAACGCTTGAAGGTGGTCATCCTGTCGGTTTGCTTTCTGTTCGGCCAGCCGACACTTGCGCTGGCATGTAAATGCATAGAGAAAACCAATGAAGTCTATGAAGAGGAAGCAGATGCCGTCTTCGAAGGGAAAGTGATGGATGTAGATGCTAAGAGAGGCGTCGCGTCGGTGGAAGTAAACCGGGTTTGGAAAGGCCTGAAAGAGAGTAACGCATATGTATATACAAACGAAACGTCCTGTGGCTTCATGTTTCGTGAAGATCAAACCTACCTTTTTTATGCCAGGGAACAAAACGGTACTTTGACAGTCGGAGCATGCGGTGGTTCTGTTGAAATAGAAAATGCCAATGAGGCAATCGCCGCACTTGGAGAAGGATCCCCCCCTTCTGAACACATCACGCTTCAGGAAATGAAGTCAGAAGCGGATAGGAAGAAGTGGGGGTTGGCTGGTATCATCATGCTCTCCATAGGGGGCGTTGCATTCCTCATTGTGAAGCTTGAAAAAAATCTGAAGAGAAAATAGTCTATTTCTCGGGAAATAGTGACAGGAATCTACATCTCCACAGGAGATTTCATTCCCAGTAGGCGCAGGCCTTCTGCGAGAACGATTCCAACCGCATGGACGAGTGCCAGACGGGAGGACTGCTGTCCGTCTTCTGCAATGATCTTTGTTTTACCGTAGTAACGATTGAAGCTCTGTGATGTATCGATCAGGTACTTGGCGATGACAGACGGTGCGTAGTGCTGCCAGGCTCTTTCAATGATTTCCGGGAATAATCTCAGCTGTTTGATGACTTCCCAGCTTTCAGCGTCCTCAAGTCCTTCGAATGCCATTGGGGAAAGATTTCCCGCTTTTTTCAGGAGGGACTGTGTTCTTGCGTACGTATATTGAATGTAAGGACCGGTTTCCCCTTCGAACGTCAGCATATGTTCCAAAGAAAATTCAATATCGTTCAGGCGATCGTTCTTCACATCATGGAAGATGATGGCGCCGACACCGACGTCTCTCGCTACTGTGTCAGCATTTTTTAGGTCAGGATTTTTCTGTTTGATATTGTCCTCTGCAATCTTAATGGCTTCATGCAGCACTTCTTGAAGAAGGATGACACGTCCTTTACGGGTGGACATTTTCTTGCCGTCTTTCAAATAAAGGCCGAACGGAATATGTTTCATCTCACCCGCCCAGTCGAAGCCCAGCTTCTTCAGCACGGAGATCACCTGCTTGAAATGGATGGTCTGCTCCTGCCCGACAATATACAGTGCTTCATCGAACGCATACTGGCGCTGTCGATAGAGGGCCGATGCCAGGTCTCTCGTGGCATAAAGGGTTGCGCCGTCGGTCTTTTTGATCAGGCAAGGCGGCATGTTCTCTTCATCCATGCGGACCACCTGTGCACCTTGGGAAGTTTCAAGGAGACCGGCCTCCTCCAGCATCGTCACGACTTCCTCCATCTTGTCGTTGAAAAATGCTTCCCCGTTATAAGAATCGAATTCAACCCCGAGTAGTGAGTAAATATCTTTAAAGGCTTCAAGGGATTCTTCCTTGAACCATTTCCACAGCTCCGTCACCTCTTCATCCCCATCTTCAAGGAGCTTGAACGCTTTTCTTCCTTCATCGTCGAGGGAAGGGTCGTTTGCTGCTTCTTCATGGAATTTCTTATACAGCACGAACAGCTCCCCGATAGGATTGCTTTTCACCTTCTCAGGATCTCCCCACTTTTTGTAGGCAACGATCAATTTCCCGAATTGGGTGCCCCAATCGCCGATATAATTGATCTTTTCTGTCGAGTACCCGCATTTCTCCCCAATGGTGGCAATGGAATTCCCGATGACGGTCGAGCGTAGATGACCCATGGAGAAAGGTTTCGCGATATTTGGTGACGACATATCAAGGACGATCGTTTTATCCTTACCGAACTGATGGGTACCATAGTCTTTACCGACTGCAAGGATATCAGAAACCACTTTCTTCCCGACTTTGGCCCCATCAAAGTAAATGTTTACATAAGGACCGACTGCTTCTACTTTGGTGATCAATGGCGACGAAAGCTTCCCTGCCAGATCAGTGGCAATCGCAGCCGGTGCTTTTCTGAGCGTTTTGGCCAACTGGAAACAAGGGAAGGCCAAGTCTCCAAGGTGCGTGTGCTTTGGCGTTTCCAATAAATCATAGAGATCATTTTCATTCCATTCACTAAGGGCCTGTGACTTTAACATGTCTGCGACAATCGACTTCATATCCATTTCCCTGACACCTCCAATAGTATAAAAAACAATAAAAAAACCCGCCTCTATGCATCATAGAGACGAGTTTGGCTCGCGGTACCACTCTTATTCCCGAAAAGGGCGCTCATTGTATAACGGGAAGACCCGGTTTCCCCTACTCCATTCAGGGTAACTTCTCAGAAGTGCGTTTCATCCCGGGCTTCACACCGGGCTCCCACCACCCCCGGCTCGCTATCGTTCCACGTCGGCATTACTCTCTTCATCATCGAATCGATTATCTGATTACTATTATTTTACACATTTTGGAGATGAATGCAACCAGTGATCAAGAATCTTCTGAAGAAAACATATACGTTTTATGGTGAAACCTCATACTGAACACAAGTCCAAGTGCGAGCATATTCCCCATGAGTGAACTTCCCCCGTAGCTGATGAACGGCAGGGGGATCCCGGTGATCGGTAACAGCTGGATCGTCATGCCGATATTCTGGAACACGTGGAAGGTAATCATGCTGATGATCCCCGCACACACATAGGCATTGAAAGGTTCCTTCGTATCCAGGGCTGTCTTGGTTAAATGATAGATCAAGAGGAAGTAAAGGCTGATCACGACGCTTGCCCCGATGAACCCGTATTCCTCCCCTATCACACTGAAAATGAAGTCTGTATGGTTTTCCGGGATATATACTTCCCGGTCGCTGTACCCTTTACCGAAAATCTGGCCTGAGCCGATGGCATTAAGGGAGTTGATCAAGTGAAAACCTTCAAGCTTCGCGTAGTTATACGGATCGAGCCAGGCATAAATACGGCCGAATTGATAAGGTTTCACATTTAAGTATTTTTCCAATATTTCCGGTGCCCAGATCACGAGTGAAAGGATGCCGGCCCCGATCACACCGATGGAAGCGTAAATCGGCACAATCAATTTCCACGTGATGCCTGACACAAGGATGATCCCCGTCATGATTGCCAATATGACAAGGGAGGTCCCCAAGTCCGGCTGCTGCATGATAAAGGCAAGTGGAACAAGGGTTGTAAGTCCGATTTTAATCAATAATTGAAAATCTGTCTGTATCGTTTTGTTCGGATTGAGCTCGTGATGATTCGTAATGATCCGGGCCAACGCCAGGATGAGGAAGGTCTTCATGAACTCAGACGGCTGGATGGAACCGAGCGGGCCGAGCATGAACCAGCTTTTCGCTCCGTTTCTGTGAGGTGCGATACTTTCCGGTGAAACCAACAGCAGCACGAGCAGGAAAATCCCTGCGCCGTATATGTACCAAGCGAGTCGCCTGTACTGGTCCGAATCCAGGAAAAGCGCGGCCCCGATGATGATTCCTCCCACCACATACCAGAACGCCTGCCGGATGACAAAGTTCGTCCCGTACTGACCGGATGTCTGGGCACTGCTTATTCCCATGGCACTGACGATGAAAAACAACATTAATAAAAAGAGAAGACCCCAATCGATCTTATCAGCAAATCGCTGGCGAGTTTCCATAATCTATTCACCTGAATTTCTAAAGATTTCACATACCTAGTCTAATAGAAACGAAGGGAAATTTCTACTGATGAGAGAGAAAATACCGAAGAACACGATGGGACATCGATTTGTACCGGCCAGTCTCCTCAGACGGGAAAGGGCGGTGGATAAGGATTTTGCAGGGGCTGGACTCATTGTCTTACCATTTATTACATACTTGTCTCATATCAGCCCCGGCGCTTTTTGCCGGTGAGATTGGGACCGGGATAGTCGGTAGTCCCATATAATGACTATTTCCGACAATTACCTGCGACTTTTGTCATCATTTTGAAATGAAATAGAAAAGAACAAGTTCCCCATATGTTTGATAAAATAGAATAGATAATGAGTGCATCGTGTAAATCAGATGGAGGGAATGGCCTTGAAGGCAAATAATCAAGTTAAAGATATCATCTATGTTCATAAGAATACCGATCGTCAGTTTGTGGTGTCCCATGGGATCAATTTCAGCGAATTCGCTTCGAATGCCCGGAAACCGCTCAAGAATCTGCTCCTCATCGAGCATCAGTACGAGCACGGCTCTTTCAATATACATACGCATATGGACTATGTGGAGAAGGATGAAATAGAGGAACTGATGAATGACGGGGTTCATGGATATGGAGACTTCTGCTGGATCGATTTCGAAGAAGAAGTCGGCGTCAATGAATTGAACGGTCAGGAAATCGCCGAGCTTCTTTATATGGGCCACATCAAGCAGCCGTTACTCCCTCCTTTTTATTCAAAGCTAAACAACCGTTACGCCTATCTTTCCCATGATGATGGCTGGTTTAATAAGGTCTATTACCGGGACTTCGAGGATTTCTATCATATGCTGGGGGCTGTTGTGTCTTCAAAGCTCAACACAACCAAAGGCGGTAAAGGCCTGTTCGGCATGAAAAAAGAAAAAGCCTATCCTGCCATTGGAAAGGAAGTCATCCACTCGTTTAGGGACAAGTTAAAAGAAGGAATGGTCATTTCGTTAGAAAAAGCGATCGTAAGCAGAGGAAAGATCGAAATTCCGATATGGGTGATCGGGGATTACTACGATATGGACGAGATGGCAGAGGATTATAAACAGGTCAGCAAGTCTCCGGCTAACGGATTATTATCCTATGACCGCAAAATGAAAAGCTGGAGTGCACTGCTCAAATGAGCCGGGATGGTCTGGTGCAACTGGAATTTCACGATACCCTCGTCAAGGCTGTATTCCTCGAACGGCTGAACCGGTTTGTATTGGAATGTGAACTCCCCACAGGTTCAAAGGAAAAGGTCCACCTGCCTGACCCGGGCCGACTAAAGGATATCCTTGTATCAGGGGGGCCAATCTGGATAAAGGAATCCACCGATCCAAAAAGAAAAACAAGATGGTCCGCCGTCATGGCATACGATGCCTCATCCGACATTTACGTCTCCTTGAATACACACTACCCAAACCTGCTCGTAACAGAGGCACTGCAGCAGGAATTGATCGAGGAGCTCAACGAATGGCGGTTCGAACGTGCCGAATACAAGGTGGGCCGCTCACGATTCGACTTCCTGCTCACCCATAAACAAAATGATCAAAAACTCCTACTGGAAGTGAAGAGCGTCACGATGGAAGAGAACGGAATGGGTAAATTTCCTGATGCCGTCACGGCAAGGGGCGCCCGTCATGTAGAAGAATTGACACATTTGCAAATCGAAGGTAAGTATCAAACGGCTGTATTGTTTATTGCCCAGCGCACCGATCTTCACGGCATCACCTCCGCCCCGGAAATCGATCCCCACTTCGCTTCTGTCATGGAAGAAGCGAATAAAAAGGGTGTCCGGTTCTTCGCCAGAAGCTGCACAGTCACACCGGAACGAATAACCTTGAACGGAGCGCTGCCGGTTTATACTGAAAGGGATTGACCTTATTTTGGGGCAATCTCTTTCTTTTTTTCTGGAAATTGGGATTGTAGGAATATTTATAAGGTTCATGCTGATCACTCGGTTGGGGAGAGATGCGTTTATCGGCGAAATATTCATTATAACGGTGAAATCCTGGATTTAACGGCGAAATTTCAAATATAACGGCGATATCAGAAATATAACGGCGAAATCACGATTTTATCGGCGAACGCCACTTTCCCCAACGCATCCCCACTCAGAACCAACAAAAAGCCTCCCCCACCAAAAAAGGATTGACCCCATCAAGGTCAATCCTTCTTAACTATTCCACCACAATCTCAGCCGTGGCTTTGTAGTTCTCTTCTCCTTTGGCTGTTAACCAGACTGTCAAGGTGTATGTCCCGCTTTCAAGTTCAGGAACCGCCACTTTCTGGGAGAATTCCTCTCCTTGAATGATGGTGATTTCCTGGATCGCCTGCGTATACATTTTGTTATCGGAGTCTTTATATAC
The nucleotide sequence above comes from Bacillus sp. KH172YL63. Encoded proteins:
- the argS gene encoding arginine--tRNA ligase encodes the protein MDMKSIVADMLKSQALSEWNENDLYDLLETPKHTHLGDLAFPCFQLAKTLRKAPAAIATDLAGKLSSPLITKVEAVGPYVNIYFDGAKVGKKVVSDILAVGKDYGTHQFGKDKTIVLDMSSPNIAKPFSMGHLRSTVIGNSIATIGEKCGYSTEKINYIGDWGTQFGKLIVAYKKWGDPEKVKSNPIGELFVLYKKFHEEAANDPSLDDEGRKAFKLLEDGDEEVTELWKWFKEESLEAFKDIYSLLGVEFDSYNGEAFFNDKMEEVVTMLEEAGLLETSQGAQVVRMDEENMPPCLIKKTDGATLYATRDLASALYRQRQYAFDEALYIVGQEQTIHFKQVISVLKKLGFDWAGEMKHIPFGLYLKDGKKMSTRKGRVILLQEVLHEAIKIAEDNIKQKNPDLKNADTVARDVGVGAIIFHDVKNDRLNDIEFSLEHMLTFEGETGPYIQYTYARTQSLLKKAGNLSPMAFEGLEDAESWEVIKQLRLFPEIIERAWQHYAPSVIAKYLIDTSQSFNRYYGKTKIIAEDGQQSSRLALVHAVGIVLAEGLRLLGMKSPVEM
- a CDS encoding FtsW/RodA/SpoVE family cell cycle protein, which gives rise to METRQRFADKIDWGLLFLLMLFFIVSAMGISSAQTSGQYGTNFVIRQAFWYVVGGIIIGAALFLDSDQYRRLAWYIYGAGIFLLVLLLVSPESIAPHRNGAKSWFMLGPLGSIQPSEFMKTFLILALARIITNHHELNPNKTIQTDFQLLIKIGLTTLVPLAFIMQQPDLGTSLVILAIMTGIILVSGITWKLIVPIYASIGVIGAGILSLVIWAPEILEKYLNVKPYQFGRIYAWLDPYNYAKLEGFHLINSLNAIGSGQIFGKGYSDREVYIPENHTDFIFSVIGEEYGFIGASVVISLYFLLIYHLTKTALDTKEPFNAYVCAGIISMITFHVFQNIGMTIQLLPITGIPLPFISYGGSSLMGNMLALGLVFSMRFHHKTYMFSSEDS
- the sfsA gene encoding DNA/RNA nuclease SfsA, which codes for MQLEFHDTLVKAVFLERLNRFVLECELPTGSKEKVHLPDPGRLKDILVSGGPIWIKESTDPKRKTRWSAVMAYDASSDIYVSLNTHYPNLLVTEALQQELIEELNEWRFERAEYKVGRSRFDFLLTHKQNDQKLLLEVKSVTMEENGMGKFPDAVTARGARHVEELTHLQIEGKYQTAVLFIAQRTDLHGITSAPEIDPHFASVMEEANKKGVRFFARSCTVTPERITLNGALPVYTERD